A region of the Cannabis sativa cultivar Pink pepper isolate KNU-18-1 chromosome 3, ASM2916894v1, whole genome shotgun sequence genome:
aattatcattatatatttaatattaaaaaataaaataaaaataataaaaatccatTACCCTTAATGGCATTCCTTATAAAATTGGTGGGAGAAGTTCTCCCTTTCTTTTCTCCCTTATTTAATCAACTTCTCCCtttcctaattttaataatgcaaGTAAACAAATATAAGGGAATGATTACCTGATTcccattacttattagtaaacatgAGTTTATTCCGATAACGATTACGCTTTAGTAAACGTGACATAAGTGTTCACACTGCAAATTACTCttacaaaataaagaaatagtAGCAAATAAGAAGAAAGGAGAATTAAtgataaaaacaataaaatattgtAATGGTGCAATTTGTCTTTTCCCAAGTTTGAGAGAGGTGCCTAGATAGGAAAGAGTTATTAGTATCCATTCCTTCCTTTCCTTCTCCACCTCTGAGAAAAGCTATGGCGGAAGGGAAACAAAAGAAGGGACTTGAAGGAACTGGTTTGGATTTGCCGAAAAATCGTTACGGCAACTTGAAGAGTGCTTCAACTGATCAAAACTTGAAGCATATTCTTACAGATATCAAGACATCAAAAACTCCTGTGAGATCTTCCTTCACTTCTTTCTTTTGATTCTCATTTTTGtgtaagttttttctttttcttgtttttttttataattgtttttCCTATTTACAGGCGGTCATCAATTATGGTGCATCTTGGTAAGTCCCCcattctagttttttttttttttggtaattgtattttattgttATGCACGCAAAGTGTTCGatgaaaaatttatttgaaCTAAATAGTGTTGTAATTTCAGTGACTTCCAGAAGATTTTAATTTACATATCTTATATTTAATGGGTTTTCAGGTGTGGTGTTTGCAGCCAGATTCTCCCATCATTTTGTAAGCTGAGTAACAATTTTCCAAAGCTTTCATTTATCTACGCAGACATTGATGAATGCCCAGAAACTACTCTGCATATTAGGTATACACCTACCTTTCATTTTTATAGAGACGGTGAAAGAGTAGATGAGATGTTTGGTGCTGGAGAAGAACGCCTTCATGATCGGTTATGGCTCCATTCTTGATTACATTATTTGTATCAAACTTATGTAAtcaaaattgtattcatattcACCTATAAATGGCATCCTCAGTTCATGACTTTCTTtgtcttttttaattaaattctgtCAATGAGAAATAGTAAGCTTTGAATTCGTTTACTTCCTTATTTTCATTTTGACCCTTTTGGGTGAACAAAAGCCGCAAAACTAACATGCCCTCTTGATATTAATGAACTATTTGCACTTGTAACATAAGTACACTTGCACTGTTAAATGAGAAAACAATTAATAGTTGTAAATCAATTGATATTATATAGAATTCGCATTAATGAATCAGCATAGTTTTCTCGAACAATCACTTGCAGAATGGAAAAATTGgggtaaaaaaaaatcttcaaaaaGAATTACAAAATGAGACAAGACTCGAACAATTTGCTACCACCTTCTAATCAGCTAAACTCAAATGCACACATCTCGTATTGCCATTCTCACTCATTTACTTGTTGAGCTTTAGCAATAGAAGTATGCATTGAAGTTTTCTTTATTCTTCACTCTCAAGCCAAACCATGGCTACGATAATAACCACTTCGACCTTGACAACCCTCTAATTTAAGCCTTTGGCTTGAGGATCTTCACTGTCTCCCAAGTGAAATCGGGATCATCACGGCCAAAATGACCATAAGCAGCAGTCTTCTGGAACCTGTAGTTGCCTCCTCTCTTCAAGTCAAGGTTAATGGACATCATCCCAGGCCTGAAGTCGAAACTCTCCTTGATGAGAGCCAATATATCTCTGTCTGGAATCGTTCCTGTCTTGTAGGTATCAACAAAGACTGACAGTGGCTCTGGCACACCAATTGCATAAGAAACCTGCACGATGCAACGGCGGGCAAGCCCTGAAGCCACGACACTCTTTGCCGCCTGCCTTACAATGTAAGCACCACTTCTGTCCACCTTGGTTGGGTCCTTCCCTGAGAAAGCACCTCCGCCATGAGCACCCCAACCACCATAGGTGTCAATAATGATCTTACGGCCAGTAAGGCCTGCATCTCCATGTGGTCCACCAATGACAAATCGGCCTGAAGGATTGAGGTGAAAGATGGTGTTCTCATCCATATACTGAGCTGGGATAACAGGCTTAATGACATGTTCTTTCAGATCAATGGCGATCTGTTCATTTGTCACAGTCTCATCGTGCTGAGTTGAGATGAGGACGGTGTGGACTCTGAGAGGGACCATGGCACCATTGTCGTTCTTGTACTCAACGGTCACTTGGGTCTTACCATCTGGCCTCAACCAGGCACAAGTCTTGTTCTTCCTCACCTCAGTGAGCTTAGCACCAAGCTTTGTTGCCAGGACATGAGTGAGTGGCATGAGCTCTGGGGTCTCGTCAGTTGCATAACCGAACATGTGGCCTTGGTCACCAGCTCCAATCTCCTCAGGCTTCTTGGTGAGGTGACCATGGACTCCCTGAGCAATGTCTGGGCTCTGTTGCTCGATGTTAACAAGGACCTTGCAGTTATCAGCATCAAGTCCAACATCTGGGGAGGTGAAACCAATTTCTCTGCAGGTGTCACGAACTATCTTTTCGTAGTCAACAGTAGCCTTGGTGGTGATCTCACCAAACACCATAACCATGTTCGTTTTGGTACAGGTTTCACAAGCCACCTTGCTCTCTGGGTCTTGCTCCAAGCAAGCATCGAGGATGGCATCTGAGACCTGGTCACAGAGCTTGTCTGGATGTCCCTCGTTAACAGATTCGGAAGTAAACAAAAAGGTATCCATATCTATAATCTGCACATTACATCAAAATTGACCAAAACTTTCAGATCTCAAATTTGCCCAGAAGCCCAAAATAAATTTCAAGATCTGGGTTGCATCGTCATATTAAAACCAGATCCAAAAAAACACGAAATTTGATTGTATCATATAATGTAAAATCTGGGTTTACTCGCTTTTGAGTTGTAACTGAAAATTATATAAAGATCTACAATTTTAAGATTCAAGAGACAAAAATATCCATTCATGTAAGAACACAACATTAAAGAATAAACGAAAAGACAATAATCAGAACTCAGATCTAAGAAAAGAGTAGAAACCTGTGTGAATGTGAGTGGGAGACCTTCTTCAACGACAGAAAGATGTGAGAGAGGAATTGAAAGATACAATTTTTATGAGATATATATAGTAAGAGGACGAGGGGTGGAGAAAACCATGGTTACGTCTGACTCGCTCTAAGTGTTTTCAATGTCTTTTTTAGGTAGATGGAAAATGCTGACTTGTCTATTTTTTATTGGGTAACATTCTTTGAATACAATTTAACTATGGCCCACAAAATGGAGCGGTGGTAGAGCTTCATTTGACCTGTGGTGAAATGTCTCAATACATATTTCAGATCTTGCCAACTAGGATTTGGGGGTGGGTGGTGTGGTCCAAATCAAAATGTAGGTAAATAAAGTCCTTTTATGTAGATCTGTTTTTAAGTAATTGACCCCTCATGACCCAACTTGCCTTTAAATTAAGGCAAAAACATTTGCTATTTTTCTTTTCGGATTTTTTGTTTCAATAGAATAATGTTAtttttcatcaaataaaataaaataatgttatttATTCAGATCTCTACAGCATACTCATTTATTGTAATTGAGTTTATGCATGTGACACAGTTGTGTGTGTAACACTGATAGttattgcatttttttttcttacataaATTTGGGAATATATCTAGAAaaagtgaagaaaaaaaatcaactaatcatttttatttgttttttttttaaaaaaaaaaatccatttttatttgttaaagaATGGATTTTTTCTTCTCCTATAATCCATGGAGTGTAACAACTTATTTTTTTAGGTGAAACCCATAACTtattcatatatgtatataaaatattttttttctcaaacttttttttaaatattatataatatacaaaaatcaccaacCATAAATACTATAGGGAAATTCAAAGTGGATCTCTatatttttgacatttaaatagttttaattttaacaagataggtattttaaaaaaatttacaaacacaccaaaaaaaaataatattcaaataattttatatatatgtatcaaaTAAAATGTTGTGCTATCtaaattgttaattaatttaattttctcaaaaacaaccacaatataataaaaaagattACAACTATCTAAATATTAAAAACACAAAAAGAGCACTTCTACTTCCAGTGCAGTTTCCAAACACTTCTTTTTGGGAATGCACCATAAAAACGCCTATTACTATAAATTTTCGTTTTCCAATTCAGATTTCAAATTTTGGCCGACAGATTCTTTATGGTAACATGGCAATTGTAAATGACATCATAGCTATTTCTTTTGTTGTTTTCTTATGAGGTCTTCAAGTTCAATTTTACTCCCAAATAGtataatagttaaaaaaaaaaataaggctaattagtatttttgtccttggactttgacatgtatcaaatcatatctcttgaacttttaaggtcgttaaaaatgcccctgaactattgatattattggatttaaggacttttgtctaatttcattcaattttactatttcagtaattgtttatgtactaaaccatgatcccaagactttgatatctaccaaatcatacccctcgaactttgacatgtactaaattatggcccctgaactttcatctattttagacttttttattaaaattagaaaaaaaaaaaaaaaaagtctttaaatccaacaatctcaatagttcagggagtaTTTTTAACGGCCTTAAAAATTcagagggcatgatttggtatatgtcaatgtagcaaaaatcctaattagctaaaaaataattatagtaatAACGAAAACTGAATAATATATACAAGTAGAAGTTAGGAATGTTCATGTAATCTAATctaatttgtactattttacttTATAATACATTCAATTTAAATagtaaatttcatattttagatTTGATCTAATTTGAATTGgttattttaaattggttacttttcattattaaataatttaatatttattaaaaaatattttttttcaataaaaaaaaatgtttaattttacttaatttgtatgtaacaaaaaaaatataaaaatagaatatatatttgatttattaaatttttaaatatatttatattatatatattaaaattttaaattattaatttttttacataaaaatagtaattgtatacataattttttaaaattttataaaaatacgtaTAAATTAGATTGCATCGGTTACCtttatatcttaattaattGCATTTGTAGTCTGTAGATTAAATTCAATTGAATTTACAGATTGGACGGAGTACAAGAGAGCTTTCAATGACTTTTTTGTTAGCCATAAGTGATCAAATTTTGCTAGTTTTGTGAGGTTAATGAGGGCAATCAATTTCCCTTAACAAAAACAgcatttctttttttctttttgctttttttgttttttttaaaaaagatctGTTTTGCTTTTTACTGCAATTTATGGGTCAAACTTCCCACCGACAGTCGAGATTTTTTGGATTATATAACATATTAATACATTGGAACACACAATTAAATCTCATATACGAGTGGGGACCAAAAGGGCAGATCCAAGAACATTGAGAAACCTTTAGATGAACACTTTGATGGGGTTTCCCTCAATACTTGACAGCCTGCTATATAGTAAATACAGGGAATGTGCTGCTATGTTGCTCTTTATACTTTCACactctttttcttctttatatTTTGGCTTTAATGAACCAGGCGGTGACAAGTTTATTTCAATGTAGTTGCTGTCAATTTAAATCTAATAGAAAAAAAGAACATTGAAAAATATTGTAACAAAGCTCAAAACTATGGTTAGTAACTTAGGCCAAGTTGAAGTCCAAGGGCAGCATGAACAAGAAACAGAGTCATGATCCCACTCCCTAAAATTCCATGAACATTTCGTAATCCAGGATTTCCCTGCACAAAATTAGAGTAAAAAACAAAGAAGTGtgaagaaaaaatgaaaaatattggTGGTCGTACTCATATTTGACAAGGGTAAAACTATCACACAGTAGAAAGTACCTCAAATAATGTAGGTAATATGGTTTGAATAGCAAGGAGAGACAGGCCAATTAAACCAGTAACAGCATGTGGACTGCAAACAATAAGATGAGCTATGATGTGTTAGGATTATAAATATATGAATGAAAAGGGATTTAGTTTTATAGTTTAATCTGATCATTCTCTTGGTTCTTCTATAAAgggttaatattattttgtaaaagttattaattaaacCTTTGATAAATGGGATCTTCTATTTCTTAAAATCGTACAAAATAGTGTTTTGTGTTTAGTtttggataatttttttttaatataattaactttaagacaattttaATACGAACAGATGTTGAAAATGTATCTGATTTTGTAACTCTATATCGAATTATtagtaaattttatttcaacaaaaaatcagttcaaagTACTATTttataccattttaaaaaatacagaatCCAAATCGTCAGATGGTCCATtcattaacttttacaaaacacatctATTTACCCTTTTGTAAATGATGATTCTAGGTCTTTTACTTGGTGATTCTGAACTGAATAAAAATTAGGACACTCTTTCTATGTAACTAATAACTTTCACTAGATATATGATATGTGTACAAGTTAAATCTAAATTCAACCAcacaaaaatgtgattttggcTAAGTGGGGGTGTTATGCTATAACAGCAATTACCTCTCCAAGATGGGTTTGTCTGAAGTGAGAAGAGATGTTACTCCACCAGTTGCTCCAAGAGCAAAGAAGAAAAACATCCCAGCCAAAAGCTTTGGATGCAAATCTTTGGCCTTTGCTTTTTCTtcctaaaaattaaattatcataACAAATCATTTATTAATAAGTACAAGGCCATTGTTACCCATATAGTTCGATGTTAAAGTAGATTACATTAGTGTTCTTTATTTCTCTTACCAAATCATCAGAGAAACGTATTCTGAAGCCCAAATAGGTTCCATAGCCACCCATGGCAAACAGCACAACTGCCTGTTTAATGAAGCAAATGGTTCCTAATTACATTACATTACAGTGAAACCATGATATTAATGGTGAAAAAGAGCATTGCAAATTACCATATTTCCAGGATGACCCCAGTGAACAAGCCAGTCTGGAAGATTCCATGACTTTACTAGCTCAACAAAAGGTCCAAATACAGACCTTATAGCCCCAGCTGTTATCCAAATTCACATTATAAATGTAAATactaaatatttatacattaaaaaatCATACATGAATTGAGAGACTAAAAAGAAAGAATACCTCCAGGTAAAGCAGCCACAAACAAGAGAGGCAAAGGACTAAAAGAATACAAAAGGGTCTCGTGGGTGTCATTGAGCTCTTCCATTTCTTCTTCATTATCCTTATTAGAATCAAGTACAACCTCACAAAGTGTGTCGTTTTTGACTAATAGAGGGGAAAGAAGAGGACTTCTCCTTGTCGTTTCA
Encoded here:
- the LOC115711345 gene encoding thioredoxin-like 3-3, giving the protein MAEGKQKKGLEGTGLDLPKNRYGNLKSASTDQNLKHILTDIKTSKTPAVINYGASWCGVCSQILPSFCKLSNNFPKLSFIYADIDECPETTLHIRYTPTFHFYRDGERVDEMFGAGEERLHDRLWLHS
- the LOC115711343 gene encoding S-adenosylmethionine synthase 3; its protein translation is MDTFLFTSESVNEGHPDKLCDQVSDAILDACLEQDPESKVACETCTKTNMVMVFGEITTKATVDYEKIVRDTCREIGFTSPDVGLDADNCKVLVNIEQQSPDIAQGVHGHLTKKPEEIGAGDQGHMFGYATDETPELMPLTHVLATKLGAKLTEVRKNKTCAWLRPDGKTQVTVEYKNDNGAMVPLRVHTVLISTQHDETVTNEQIAIDLKEHVIKPVIPAQYMDENTIFHLNPSGRFVIGGPHGDAGLTGRKIIIDTYGGWGAHGGGAFSGKDPTKVDRSGAYIVRQAAKSVVASGLARRCIVQVSYAIGVPEPLSVFVDTYKTGTIPDRDILALIKESFDFRPGMMSINLDLKRGGNYRFQKTAAYGHFGRDDPDFTWETVKILKPKA
- the LOC115708862 gene encoding uncharacterized protein LOC115708862, with the translated sequence MAMVVTASTTALLHQHSLHLPKLSLFSRNHANPSSATCLKLDSHVIETTRRSPLLSPLLVKNDTLCEVVLDSNKDNEEEMEELNDTHETLLYSFSPLPLLFVAALPGAGAIRSVFGPFVELVKSWNLPDWLVHWGHPGNMAVVLFAMGGYGTYLGFRIRFSDDLEEKAKAKDLHPKLLAGMFFFFALGATGGVTSLLTSDKPILESPHAVTGLIGLSLLAIQTILPTLFEGNPGLRNVHGILGSGIMTLFLVHAALGLQLGLSY